In the genome of Scylla paramamosain isolate STU-SP2022 chromosome 2, ASM3559412v1, whole genome shotgun sequence, the window agtttatagtagtagtagtagtagtagtagtagtagtagtagtagtagtagtagtagtagtggtggtggtagtagtggtggtggtggtggtggtggtggtggcggtggtggtagtagtagtagtagtagtagtagtagtagtagtagtagtagtagtagtagcagtagtagtagtagtagtagttgatacATTATGAGGCGGCGGCAATaccaaagaaggaggagaaggaggagaccaggagagggagggcgggaggatgGGTGGACGAGGCTCATTACAGAGGTGATGGGTGTTAGTTGGGAGGTGACAGCGCGTACACAAAGAGATCATTATGTATTCAGTGGGTGGATTAGCCTGTAAGTGGAGAACCCGCAGGTCTGGCTACAGGACACACAGGTGGGCTGGCtcatcacccactcacccattcactcacccattcactcactcatcagGAATGACAGCCCGTAagagtgaagtgaaggaggaacacgaaggaataaaaaggaaggacaaaTGTTGGTGGATCTattaaaattatcattattattattattattattattattattattattattattattattattattatcatcactattattattacagtgaaaagacaagtacattttttttctactttcttcaaTTACTGTTTtattctatctattttatctatccaCTTCTTAACTGCACAAGAAACTATATATAGTGAAaaccgttgagagagagagagagagagagagagagagagagagagagagagagagagagagagagagagagagagagagagagagagagagagagagagaatgatgaaaccctttattgaaaaaaatcacaataccAACACCTCTATAAATGCTAACAAGCGTAAACAAATGAtataaataagaaggaaaaaacaattaTCTTCTAATATGACTAATCAAATTAAAAGGaaggatgataataattacaatgaTAGACGAACACCTTAAGCCAACCatgaacctgtgtgtgtgtgtgtgtgtgtgtgtgtgtgtgtgtgtgtgtgtgtgtgtgtgtgtgtgtgtgtgtgtgtgtgtgtgtgttgataatgatgataatgtgaatgaatggtggtgatggtgatgctgatagagagagagagagagagagagagagagagagagagagagagagagagagagagagagagagagagagagagaggaaaggaatgaagaggagggagattaaggtgtggtagagggagagaggggagggaggggaagggggaggggtgggatgggagggggagtAGGGTGGGGTTGGTatttcctgtccctccctccctctctctctctctctctctctctctctctctctctctctctctctctctctctctcacatcacctTTCTCTCGTGGCTTgagaactagagagagagagagagagagagagagagagagagagagagagagagagagagagagagagagagagagagagagagacgtttacccccctctctctctctctctctctctctctctctctctctctctctctgacacattaTCTATGTTGGtattacccctcctcctcttcctcctcctcctccttctcctcccgaaGTGTAAGACAATAACAAGGTTGgctgggggaggaagagaggggagggggtgggtcgagagagaggaagggagaggagagaaggaggggctTTAATCCGGAAATAGATATTGGAGAGTGGAGATTACTTTacgacaggtgagagagagagagagagagagagagagagagagagagagagagagagagagagagagagagagagagagagagagagagagagagagagccgtatATCACTACTTCCTACTTAttctctctgctcctcctcctcctcctcctcctttttctttatttcttcattcgctccctcctccttcttacttcCCCGcgttctttcctcccccttccctctccctccctccccccactccctccctccctgctacaCGTTCTAAGAATGGACGAGTTTCACAAACAGGAAAGTAACTCcgtggtatctctctctctctctctctctctctctctctctctctctctctctctctctctctctctctctctctctctctctctctctctctctctctctctctctctctctctcgcccagtCCAAACAACGGAGTCTGTCAAGGAAAagcgaagaggaaggaataaagaaaaaaaaaacgaagaaaggaatgaggaaaggaagaaaataaaaagatacgaGAGAAGATCGAtcaatgaaagaataaaagagagagagagagagagagagagagagagagagagagagagagagagagagagagagagagagagagagagagagagagagaggaagggagaaaaagacagagaaaatcGAGGTGAAAGtacggagaggaggaaaaggaaataattaagggaaaaacagaaagagatgaataaatgtagagtaaacaaagaaagggaaagaaaggaggaggagaagcgaagCATGAggttaaagaaaggaggaagaagaggaggaaaagagaattatgccgtggagggaagagggaaaaaatggaaacaaatttGACGTggaacagaggaaaggaaagggaggagagagtgatagtgaaggatgaaggggagggaggaaaagaaacatggggagagaagggaaaagcgagagaggaaaagagcaaaagaaaaggaaatgaaggaaagggaagagataaacagagtgaaaggggagagtgggaaaagggagagaaaagagggtgagagaaaagatagagaaggaaaagagagaggggaagaaaaggtaaaacatgaagggaatgaagaaaaaaagaaagaaatggagatggagaaaaaatagataggataagtaacaaaggaaagagaaatgaggagaggggataatgacagaggaagagagaaagaaggttaaAGGGAAGTggataaaatgaaagataaaggggagaaaagaaacaaagatgagagagagagagagagagagagagagagagagagagagagagagagagagagagagagagagagagagagagagaggataggtgGCGAAGGAATGGGAACGGAAGAGACTTGGATAGTAAAGGaggacgggagaggaggaggaggaggaggaggaggaggaggaggaggaggaggaggaggaggaggaggaggaggaggaggagggatgggggaagaggaaagggaggagggaggggaaggaaaggggggatGGGTAGAAGTAGTACTGTAAGCTCCCACGGACAagttctcccctttctctcccctccccctttccttccttacctccctacccccttccttccctccccctttccttccttacctccctctcccctttccttccctccccctttccttccttaccttcctacCCCCTCCCCAACCAATCTCTTCTTCCCGTCTTCATACTGATAGTCATTCCTGAAGCAtgcatatattcatacatacatacatacatacatagtcaTCCTTATCGTCATTATAATGAGTCTCTAGTATTTCAATAGAGGACAAAGaccttatacatacatacatacatacatacatacatacatacttttgTGACGCATAAGATCTCAGCTAACGTACACAAATGATCTATTAAaacatatctatttatctacgtGAGCTTACATTAAAAAGATGAACGAATATATAAAACAGTTCTGATAGCACTTCATTAGTAAAACTGTGTTCTTCTACgcacattaaataaataaagaacgaaCAGGGGAAAAGAACACCAAATTATTGCAGAACATCAGTCAGGTTACAAAAGACAGCTCCTGCAAATTATGTATTCATCAGACAGACAATTATATTCAAAacacataaacaagaaaaaaaggcaaagaaaaataaatgaacaccaGGTTATTACATAACACCAATTAGGTTACAAGAAACAGCACCTGCAAATTATGTATTCATCAGACATGTATacgaaaacaaacagacagacagacagacagacagacagacgggcggacagaaaaacagacagacatgaacATCCCGTATCGCTGGGCTGCGTTAACAAGGTGGAAACttcaataaatagatagaaatgaTCCACGGATGAGGCGAccgagaggggagaggagactggaagggaggggaggagggacatGGAGGCAATCAGCATGACGGAGGGCAAAGTATAGAAGGTAGAGGTgttggggtgagggagggagggaaggtgagggaggagcgcGAGTCAACCGTAACAACCATTGGTattgggaggagggggaggagggggaaagggtgGAACGTGCAGCGCGCGTGCGGAAGTCCGATGGCAGAGAAGGGGCGAGGGGAAggcagagtgaggggagggcaAGGGGCGTGGCGGAGCGcggcaggagggaaggggaaacacCCACCTGTCTGCCGCACAACAGGTGTCCCTCCGCCCCCTTTCACTAGCACGTGGTGAGAGCGCGTGCGGCGGATGGCGGCTGCCGAAATTTGGCAAACTCGTGCATGTTTTATGGCGTGTGGAGGTAATGGCTGCGTGGCGGCGTGTTGGCGTAGCCCAGGGGGTGTTGTGCGTGAGTGCGGCGCCGCGATGCACAGCGGTGGGGAGGCGTGGCGGCTGCGAAGCCAGACTGTGTTTGTAAACATTGGCAGGTGTGGTGCACGTGGTGGCGCGCGTGGCGGGCAGGTGGTAGGGGCAGGGGGCAGGCTGGGGGCACAACAGGTGTGGTGCACGTGGTGACGCGCGTGGCGGGATGTGGCGCGGCGGACTGGCGGGGTGTGGGGGGTTTAAGAGGAGGGTGGATgcggggaaagaggaaatggaaggggagaggaaaggttacAACAGGTGCTGTGCAAACTTTTTGTTCCTCTCCCGCCAAGTGACGGGCAGGCGGTACAGGTGCGCAGCGCCCCGAGGACCTGCAGGGATGCGGGGCCACGGGGCTGCCCACGGGTCATCTGCGTTCCTCAACGGCGTCTGCAAAACAGCTGAGCGTGGCTGCCTGCATACCAACGCACTGGCGACGCGGCAAGCCCCGCGCCGCACCGCGCCGcgcaactgctgctgctgctgcaccatGGACACGCAGCCATCTTGTACTCGTAACTTATATCTGTGCTTTAAGTTTTATGCAATTACTAAATTTGAACAATGCTGAACAAACGTTAAAGTTATCTATATAAGAATACAGCGGAAGCATTACTCTACTGTTgtacaattaataataaaaaaccaAGCAAGAAAGCAGAAATACTCTGATCAAATCTAAAAgacaagacagaaaataaataaataaataaacaactgaCTACAAGTAACCTTTTAGTCCCTTACACCTGCATCTGACAAGTGAGTGGCCAGAGGAGCTTAGTAAGTCCACTAATGAGTCAGGTGAGGAATGTCGTACTTCAGGGACAAGCCAGACAAGGGTGAGCTCCTTGGCTGAGCTGTCTGGTGCCCAGCCCTTGGGAGCGTCCCTTGGAGCCTCATAGACCATCACGTCACGTCCTCATACACTCCTGACTCACACGCATTTGTATTTAATATTCTGTGATTTGTATGATTGTTTTCTCATACTGTGTtagttttttccttttactttataTACTAGGTGGAGCTTTTTGCACATATACAGTGTGTTCTTAATCCAACACCAAACATGACTGTGACACACTTGTCTGGCCATTAACAGCGGTTTCAAATGTTTCGATTGTGTCAGTCTCGCCTTCGTGAACTCGTGAAATGTTATGTGCTGGCCTCACCTGCGTCACTCTGCCACATCTAAGGGATCATACAAGAGCATAAAACATACTagacacatatatacatacatacatacatacatacatattattattattattattattattagaagtagtagtagtagtagtagtagtagtagtagtagtagtagtagtagtagtagtagtagtagtagttgtagtaatattggaactacccaccaccatcactattaccaatactactacgACAAACTTATTACGATGTCACAGGTATTGGtaatgcttcctcctcctcctcctccttcatcaccatcttATCCACCCATCACCCCTACCCCTACACCAACCAACCTAACTGACccccaattaaaaaaaacacccattctCGCACGCACGAAAGGCAGtagcatcaccagcagcagcagcagcatcagcggGAACATACCTAGACAAAGCAACGCTGACCGATGCTTTGTGTTAGCTCTTCAGGAATGTCTGAGAAAACCCGCCTCAGccagtccacctcctcctcgcctcgaTGTCTGGCACACTTCCTGCGGTCATGGGGATGCAGGTAGTACACGGGAGATCCATAATGCCATAGCTGGGTAAAACATTCTTGTCTTTCTGTGTCTCTGTGATGTGGAAGTTACGAGTACGTGGATTGTTAGCAGAAGTGGCGACTGGAGGcgactgacgagagagagagagagagagagagagagagagagagagagagagagagagagagagagagagagagagagagagagagactaaccaaGTAACAGATagtaaaagacaaacaaacacatacagatATATTAACAAACATAcaagcagacagaaagacagacaaaaaacataaaaggagCACATAATAAATACacgtagaaacacacacacacacacacacacacacacacacacacacacacacacacacacacagatcaaagaaaaagaaaaagaaaaatttcatTAGAAGTCGCAAAggaaactaaaaatacatgagagagagagagagagagagagagagagagagagagagagagagagagagagagagagagagagagagaggaaaaggaggggcgGAGACAACACGTGTTGGCGTGCGTGCATGAAGTGTgacaaggagaaaagagggaggagggaggaaacaatggagggaggggcacggctgaggaaggaaggaaccgaggagagagagagagagagagagagagagagagagagagagagagagagagagagagagagagagagagagagagagaatcaatggGGAGACGGTTGGTTGGTTACTATACCcaccccctccatctctcctctccctcctctccctctctcctctccctccctcccttctagaCGGGCTGTATTCAATTTAAGGTCCattgtgtgtgagtatgtgcgtttttttctgtgtgttttttcttttcacttttctcactacaacaacaactactactactactactactactgctactgctactactactactgctactactactactgctactactactactagcactactgcTTCAATAAATGAGGTGATTGAGATGACAGAAAGAGGGTGTATTTAgcaaatgtagtagtagtagcagtagtagtagtagtagtagtagtagtagtagtagtagtagtagtagtagtagtagtagtagtagtagtagtagtagtagtagggcaGAACAgtaagatcataaaaaaaaaacaggaatgatgatgatggaaagatagaaaaggaggaggaggaggaggaggaggaggaggaggaggaggaggaggagaaacatcaTCAATACTAATACCAGAATAACAAATTCACGACAACAGTAGTAACAAAagtagaagtgatggtggtggtggtggtgatggtggtagctctactactactactactactactactactactactactactactactactaccagcacctgCCCAAGCCACATAATACCTCTCTGACCCTTCTATTAGCGgcaagtgtggtggtgggggaggagaagggaggggaaggaggggagggaagctACTGGGATAAAGAGGtcggtatggagagagagagagagagagagagagagagagagagagagagagagagagagagagagagagagagagagagagagagagagagagagagagagagagagagagagagagagagagagagagagagagagagagagagagagagagagagagagagagagagagagagagaggaagaaagggggatCACTTAAACGAGGTCCAACCTGACAACTTATGCATCACCTCGATATAaaaccactacacacacacacacacacacacacacacacacacacactctctctctctctctctctctctctctctctctctctctctctctctctctctatcacatcTCTTTCCCTGATCCCTAcctgtccttcctcttcttcttcttatcacctccttcatcacctcctcctcctcctcctcctcctcctcctccttctcctcctcctcctcctcctactccgccgcctccaccacaTCTCTCCGCAGCATCATTACAATATATTCCTGATGCACCTAAGGCAGTTATCTAAATGGTGTCCAAACGGGTTActgataaataagcaaatagagagagagagagaaaacaaaaagaaaaacgtacGAGAAatgggacgtgtgtgtgtgagtgtgtgtgtgtgtgtgtgtgtgtgtgtgtgtgtgtgtgtgtagtagagTTAGTATCTGGCAACTTTTCCCAAACTAAGTAATGAGAAGGATAtgtatacctcctcctcctgctcctcctcctcctcctcctcctatgctgTCCATCGAGGCTCCCAGTATGTTGTTCTTTGTCTAATGCCATAGTAATGAGTGTAGAGTATGGAAATGAATCAGCATAGTAAGAAGGTGAAGTAATTCTTGTATTCATTGGTAAACATCTgtgaagttctctctctctctccctctctctctgaacttgaTGTCTGTTTCTGCTTGTAAccttttgtattcctctgtaatttctgtctctcctccttaaCCCGTGGCAATGAGGGCCAGACAAACGGACCGACGTGGACGAAAGCAGGGCAGGGTACCATAGTTATCATTACTTAGGGACATTATCTAGCAGTAGCAGGCACCTCATCCAtggcccccccacccccctatACCCAGCTTCCGGTGGCGAGAGAGTGTTGGGGCCAGGATGGGGCAGGATGGGGTATGGTGGGATGCGGGGCAGGGTG includes:
- the LOC135110611 gene encoding uncharacterized protein LOC135110611, which gives rise to MFTNTVWLRSRHASPPLCIAAPHSRTTPPGLRQHAATQPLPPHAIKHARVCQISAAAIRRTRSHHVLVKGGGGTPVVRQTEPHPHKTQPSLSDGSLCAPVSALVSFSVVGRRSPGSPARTQVLHHCQDHHH